The Candidatus Woesearchaeota archaeon genome segment TTAGTTCCTTTTGTTAAATCGAATCATTCAATTCATTTTAACGATGGTTTGTCAAAAAATGTTGGAAAATTGTCTTCTGATTTTAAATCGCATTATTCGTTTACTTTTATTAGAAATCCCTTTGAGCGTTTGGTTTCTTGTTATGTTAATAAATTTGAAGAATATGAACGATGGGATAAAATATTTTTATTTGAAAAGTATTATTTGTTTGGCTATTTAAAAAAGACTGATTCTTTTGCACAATTTGTTAAGAAAGTGGCTAAGTTACCTGACTTTTTATCTGATTCTCATTTTCAATCACAGTATTCTCGAATTTACAGGCGAGGTAAACTTGTAGTTGATTTTATTGGTCGTATGGAGAATTTTTCAGAAGACTTTGCTGTTCTTAAAAAGAAATTTTTGTTAGCTAATCCGCCACATATCAATAAAACAAAAAAGAAATATTCTTGGAAGGATTATTATACTCCTGAATTGGCTAGATTAGTTTATCGGAGATATAAGAAAGAATGTGATTTGTGGTATCCTGAAGAATATCTTAATTTATTGCGTCACTTAAAATAGCGGGAAATATGTTGTATCTCTAGCATCTTTTTTATTTGAAATACCTAATAATATTTTTTCAATACCTAAACTTAGTCCTGATGTGGGTGGAAGCCCGTATTTCAATGTTTCTCGACCACTCAAATCAACTTCTTCTTGCGATAGTCCTAACTCTTCTATTTGATTATTTTCGTTTATAATTATTTGATCCACGGATGTTTCTAATGAATGCCCATGCATTATTCCCATTCCATTGTAGCATATTTTGAAATCCTCTAAAAATTTTTCATTTAGTTCTGACTTTTTTGATAAAGGAGTTAATGTATGTGGGAAATTATATATTATTGTTGGTTCTTCTAATAATGGCATTATTTTTTTGTTGAATATTCTGAAATCTTTATCTGTTCCAGTTGGCGTGTAACCATTTTGCTTTAATAGTTCTGAGAATATGCGTGTTTGAAATTTAGGCTCTTCTTCTTCAAATATTTTATATGCAATAGAAAACAATTCTTTTCCAATATCTGCCATTTCTTTATAGTCGCTGTATTTCATAAGGATATCTACGCAAGAAAACTCAGGTAATTGTTTTTTTGATTTTCCTTCATTTCTAAATATTTTACCTATTTCAAAAACTCTTTCGAATCCGCCTATTAAAAGTTTTTTTAATTCAATTTCGCTGGTTTTCTTTAGAAATAATTCTTTTTTTGTTGATTTTTGCTCTGTTTTGAAGCTATCTGCTTTTGATGCGTAAGGCTTAGATTTTAGAATTCCTGTTTCAACTTCATCAAAATCTTTATTCCACAGGTATTCTCTAAATCGTCTAATTACTTGGTTTCTTTTCTTAAAGAATTCGAATGATTCCGGATTGCATATTAAATCAAGATATCTGTTTGTTTGATTTTTGGGGTTTTTGAAATAATCGTTGTTTGGAAGTATAGTTTGGTTTTTATGTATTATTGAAATATTGTTGACCTTAATTCTTGACGTTTCTTCAGGAGACTTTTCTCCTTCTATTTGAACGATATCTCCCTTTTTTAAACTAAATTTATGCTTATTGTAGGTGATTTTGTAATATTTGTCTTGTGTTTGTACGAATCCGTAGCCTATTTGGCTTTTTTCCTTGCTTAGGTTAATTATTCGCCCTTTAATTTCCACCATGTTATTACTTAGTGATAACAACAAATTTATAATGGTTTCTCTTTTTTGGCGGATTTTTTTTTATTATCTTGGATAAATTGCCCGCACCCACCATCAACATCTACTCCTTTGCTAATTTGCACATTGCTAACGATTCCATATTTTTTTATTATTTCATTGAATTGTATTGCGTCTTCTTCACTAGGTCTTTGATATGTGCTATTTTTAATTGAATTAAATAACAATATTTGGACATCGAAGTAATCAGGATTTAATAGTTTTGCAAATTCTTCTGCATGTTTTTTAGTATCGTTAAATCCTTTAATCAACATATAACTCATTTCAACACGTTCATTTTTTTGTTTTGCATAGTACTCGCAGGTTTCTATGAGTTTTTTTAAATGGTATTTTTTATTTATTGGAATTAGTTTATTTCTTTCTTCATCAAAAGGAGAGTGAATTGAAACAAAAAGTTTAAAATTTACTTCTTTATTATCTGCTAGTTCTTTAATTTTTGGTGTTATGCCAACGGTGGATATGGATATTGGATCGATGTATGGTTTTGTTTTTTTTACGTCCTTGTAGAATTTGCAAATTTCTTCAAAATTCATTAGTGGTTCTCCCATTCCCATAATTGCATATGATGTTGCTTCAGGTTTATTTCTTGATGCAAGATCTTTATTTATGCTGGTTATTTGTTGTAGCATGTCTTCTGCAGTTAAATTCGCAAAAAATCCGCCTTTTCCAGTAGCGCAAAATGAACAATCCATTTGACATCCTGCTTGAGATGAAATACAAAGCGTATTGATTTCAATTGGTTTGTGTTTTCGCTGACCTATGTATGTGAAATATATTGATTCAACTTTAATTCCTTCTTCGTTTGAAAATATGTATTTTATACTTTTATCGACAGATTCTTTCGTTGTTACAATTTGCATCATTTTATGGCTTTATTGTTTTATCTACTCTTGGAAATTGACTTGCAGACCAAATGAATGGCATTTTTAATAATCCTTGAATTAATCGTTCCCATCCCATTCCGAAACCGGATGATGGTTTGTAGTTGCTAAATTGTCTTGATTGTATATATGGTTGGTAGTCTTTCATTGGCAGATTGAATATTTTTGATTTTTCTTTTAGTTCTTCTTCGCTTTTGATTCTTTGTCCGCTTCCGAGAATTTCTCTATATCCTGGCCAAATGATGTCTAAGTTGTTTGCAATTCGAGGTTCACTACCTTCAATTGTCGCATGGTAAAATGGAACTTCTAGTAATGGAAAATCCTTTATACCTATTAGACTACCATATATTTCTGTAATTCTAATTTCTTCCCAAGAACCAAAATGTTTTAATGTGAATTCTTTGTAC includes the following:
- a CDS encoding sulfotransferase family protein → MYMKDNYTNYSYWFLSLLLYGSVDPRFFVIPPKKKIAYLVLPKNACSSIKSSLVPFVKSNHSIHFNDGLSKNVGKLSSDFKSHYSFTFIRNPFERLVSCYVNKFEEYERWDKIFLFEKYYLFGYLKKTDSFAQFVKKVAKLPDFLSDSHFQSQYSRIYRRGKLVVDFIGRMENFSEDFAVLKKKFLLANPPHINKTKKKYSWKDYYTPELARLVYRRYKKECDLWYPEEYLNLLRHLK
- a CDS encoding radical SAM protein, with amino-acid sequence MMQIVTTKESVDKSIKYIFSNEEGIKVESIYFTYIGQRKHKPIEINTLCISSQAGCQMDCSFCATGKGGFFANLTAEDMLQQITSINKDLASRNKPEATSYAIMGMGEPLMNFEEICKFYKDVKKTKPYIDPISISTVGITPKIKELADNKEVNFKLFVSIHSPFDEERNKLIPINKKYHLKKLIETCEYYAKQKNERVEMSYMLIKGFNDTKKHAEEFAKLLNPDYFDVQILLFNSIKNSTYQRPSEEDAIQFNEIIKKYGIVSNVQISKGVDVDGGCGQFIQDNKKKSAKKEKPL